The following proteins are encoded in a genomic region of Mycolicibacterium confluentis:
- a CDS encoding cytochrome P450 has product MTAAPTDAALYYDPYNVDLNINPHAVFARIREEAPLYYNEQHDFYALSRYADVNAAVIDHETFISGRGAVLEIIKSGMEIPPGTLIFEDPPIHNIHRNLLSRMFTPRKVLALEPQIREFTARCLDPLVGSDRFDFVNDLGEQMPMRVIGMLLGIPEDRQRQITDHGEEILQGQKVQGLATGEVFAEFIDWRTEHPSDDIMTDLLNAEFEDETGTVRKLRRDELLLYLTVIATAGSETTTRLIGWAGKTLAEHPDQRRDLVENPALIPQAIEEILRWEPPALQIARYVTRDVEYYGQTVPEGSAMLMLVGAANRDHRRFAPNGDVFDIHREQHSHMTFGAGTHFCMGNALARLEGRIALEEILKRFPEWEVDWPNAVASETAAVRGWAAMPTLLP; this is encoded by the coding sequence ATGACCGCCGCGCCCACCGATGCCGCGCTGTACTACGACCCGTATAACGTCGACCTGAACATCAATCCCCACGCGGTGTTCGCTCGGATCAGGGAAGAGGCGCCGCTCTACTACAACGAGCAGCACGACTTCTATGCCCTGAGCCGCTACGCCGATGTGAACGCCGCGGTCATCGACCATGAGACGTTCATCTCCGGCCGCGGGGCCGTGCTCGAGATCATCAAGTCCGGTATGGAGATCCCGCCGGGCACCCTGATTTTCGAGGACCCACCGATCCACAACATCCATCGCAATCTGCTGTCGCGGATGTTCACACCCCGCAAGGTGCTCGCGCTCGAACCCCAGATCCGCGAGTTCACGGCGCGCTGCCTCGATCCACTCGTCGGATCGGATCGCTTCGACTTCGTCAACGACCTCGGCGAGCAGATGCCGATGCGCGTCATCGGCATGCTGCTCGGCATTCCCGAAGACCGGCAACGCCAGATCACCGATCACGGTGAAGAGATCCTGCAGGGACAGAAGGTCCAAGGACTGGCCACCGGTGAGGTTTTCGCAGAGTTCATCGACTGGCGTACCGAACACCCGTCTGACGACATCATGACTGATCTCCTCAACGCCGAGTTCGAGGATGAGACCGGCACTGTTCGTAAACTGCGCCGCGACGAACTCCTCCTGTACCTCACGGTCATCGCCACCGCCGGCTCGGAAACCACCACCCGACTGATCGGCTGGGCCGGCAAGACGCTGGCCGAGCACCCGGATCAGCGCCGCGATCTCGTGGAGAATCCCGCGTTGATTCCCCAGGCGATCGAAGAGATTCTCCGCTGGGAGCCTCCGGCACTGCAGATCGCCCGCTACGTCACCCGCGATGTCGAGTACTACGGCCAGACCGTACCGGAGGGTTCGGCGATGCTCATGCTCGTCGGCGCCGCCAACCGGGATCACCGCCGGTTCGCCCCCAACGGGGACGTCTTCGACATCCACCGAGAACAGCACTCCCACATGACTTTCGGTGCCGGCACACATTTCTGCATGGGTAATGCACTGGCCCGACTCGAGGGCCGCATCGCACTCGAGGAGATCCTCAAACGTTTCCCCGAATGGGAGGTCGACTGGCCCAACGCCGTGGCCTCGGAGACCGCCGCGGTACGCGGATGGGCCGCCATGCCCACCCTGCTGCCCTGA
- a CDS encoding VOC family protein, which yields MHRILLSTFIIDAPSDVHEETARFWAGALDAEVVQPRGGRDYRILEGASDDLRIVVQNVHSDRPGVHFDIHTDDLAAEIERLVGLGAKMVDDSFATHPGQWVIMSDPSGKQFCVVYALNPLRPQADRDAFERKAKQVS from the coding sequence ATGCACCGAATTCTGCTCAGTACGTTCATCATCGACGCCCCCTCGGACGTCCACGAGGAGACGGCTCGATTCTGGGCGGGCGCCCTCGATGCCGAGGTGGTGCAGCCCCGAGGTGGCCGCGACTACCGCATCCTCGAAGGCGCCTCCGACGATCTCCGCATCGTGGTTCAGAACGTGCATTCCGACCGCCCCGGGGTGCACTTCGACATCCACACCGATGACCTCGCTGCCGAGATCGAACGCCTCGTGGGACTCGGCGCGAAAATGGTCGATGATTCGTTCGCCACACATCCCGGACAATGGGTCATCATGTCCGATCCGTCAGGCAAGCAGTTCTGCGTGGTCTACGCCCTCAACCCTTTGCGTCCGCAGGCAGACCGCGACGCATTCGAAAGAAAAGCCAAGCAGGTCAGCTGA
- a CDS encoding TetR/AcrR family transcriptional regulator → MSSVRRRPRDRKAQIARAAADAFGESGFHAVSMEDIAGRVGISAAALYRHSPSKYHLFRDAVMALGGHLSDCTAFVDDAEDVDPVDLRDQILAALIEATLANRGTGGLYRRQARYLNDDDQVELVDQLKLVNRRLQVPLRQLRPDLSGRDRWTLSSAALSVIGSISDHHTQLGAGQIRALLTSRTADLLDVPLPPENSHARAHERGPVAAGKYEAVLQQSLHLFHDRGYHQTSMEDIAGAVGMTASGIYRYFTGKSDILAAAFRRVADRVSADVSRILAAEPDPVRALSLLVDAYIARSFENPELAQVYHTERTNLPASEKRVLRNIQRATVEAWATLVAAVQPEYDVAEARCVVHAAFALVVDLGRLVGHQDSDDTRARVRSLVTTTLIGQSDTSIDIPDDDGIAVDLSA, encoded by the coding sequence ATGTCCTCGGTGCGCAGGCGTCCTCGCGACCGCAAAGCCCAGATCGCGCGGGCCGCGGCGGACGCCTTTGGCGAGTCCGGCTTCCACGCCGTGAGCATGGAGGACATCGCGGGGCGAGTCGGCATCTCGGCGGCGGCACTGTACCGCCATTCGCCCAGCAAGTACCACCTGTTCCGGGACGCCGTGATGGCGCTCGGGGGCCACCTGAGTGACTGCACCGCGTTTGTCGACGACGCCGAGGACGTTGATCCGGTCGACCTGCGCGACCAGATCCTGGCCGCGTTGATCGAGGCGACGCTCGCCAACCGTGGCACCGGTGGGTTGTATCGCCGTCAGGCGCGCTATCTCAACGACGACGATCAGGTCGAACTGGTGGACCAGTTGAAGCTCGTAAACCGGCGCCTGCAGGTGCCGCTTCGCCAACTGCGGCCGGACCTTTCGGGCCGCGATCGGTGGACCCTGTCCTCGGCCGCGCTCAGTGTCATCGGGTCGATCTCGGACCACCACACCCAACTTGGTGCCGGCCAGATCCGCGCCCTGTTGACCAGTCGTACCGCCGACCTGCTCGACGTGCCTCTGCCGCCGGAGAATTCGCATGCGCGGGCCCACGAGCGCGGGCCGGTGGCCGCGGGCAAGTACGAGGCGGTGCTGCAGCAGTCACTGCATCTGTTCCATGACCGCGGCTATCACCAGACCAGCATGGAGGACATCGCGGGGGCGGTCGGCATGACGGCCTCGGGCATCTATCGGTACTTCACCGGCAAGTCCGACATCCTGGCCGCGGCCTTCCGTCGCGTCGCCGACCGAGTTTCGGCAGACGTGTCGAGAATCCTTGCCGCAGAGCCTGATCCGGTACGTGCGTTGTCCCTGCTGGTGGACGCCTACATCGCCAGATCGTTCGAGAATCCCGAACTGGCGCAGGTCTACCACACCGAACGCACCAACCTGCCCGCCTCGGAGAAGCGCGTGCTGCGCAACATTCAACGTGCGACCGTCGAGGCGTGGGCGACCCTGGTCGCCGCGGTCCAACCCGAGTACGACGTGGCCGAGGCGCGATGCGTGGTGCACGCGGCGTTCGCGCTCGTCGTCGACCTCGGGCGGTTGGTCGGGCACCAGGACTCCGACGACACCCGGGCGCGCGTGCGGTCGCTTGTCACGACAACCCTGATCGGACAGAGCGACACGTCGATCGACATCCCTGACGACGACGGCATAGCGGTGGACTTGTCGGCATGA
- a CDS encoding MlaE family ABC transporter permease — protein sequence MTYELPASKGPVRDLMVQGGYVLGFSVQALASVVVAIARRRLALEELVAQTLFIGRVCTGPALLLMMPIGVFIAVSVGELAGRIGAGGYSGAVVAFIVVGQAAALVCALMMAGVAGSAICTDLGSRKIREEVDAMEVMGLDVIERLVAPRLIAAVIVSIALCSMVTFGGVLACYLYHIGVQHLPAGTFLATFSQYGRVSDFGMALVKAAVFGLTATLVATFKGLHAKGGPRGVADSVNEAVVLAFALVFILNTILSALYTVVVPAVGSYR from the coding sequence ATGACGTACGAGCTGCCGGCATCGAAGGGGCCGGTCCGTGACCTCATGGTCCAGGGCGGCTACGTGCTCGGGTTCTCCGTGCAGGCGCTGGCCAGTGTCGTCGTCGCGATCGCCCGCCGCCGTCTGGCGCTCGAAGAGCTTGTGGCACAGACCCTGTTCATCGGCCGCGTCTGCACCGGACCCGCACTGCTGCTGATGATGCCGATCGGGGTCTTCATCGCGGTCTCGGTCGGCGAACTGGCGGGCCGGATCGGGGCCGGCGGATACTCCGGTGCCGTCGTCGCGTTCATCGTCGTGGGCCAGGCCGCGGCGCTGGTCTGCGCGCTGATGATGGCGGGCGTGGCCGGTTCGGCGATCTGCACCGACCTCGGTTCCCGCAAGATCCGCGAAGAGGTCGACGCCATGGAGGTGATGGGCCTCGACGTGATCGAGCGCCTGGTGGCCCCGCGTCTGATCGCCGCTGTCATCGTGTCGATCGCGCTGTGTTCGATGGTCACCTTCGGCGGCGTGTTGGCGTGCTACCTGTACCACATCGGCGTCCAACACCTGCCTGCCGGAACGTTTCTCGCGACCTTCAGCCAGTACGGCCGGGTCTCCGACTTCGGCATGGCGCTGGTCAAGGCCGCGGTCTTCGGCCTCACCGCGACACTGGTCGCGACCTTCAAGGGCCTGCATGCCAAGGGCGGTCCCCGCGGGGTCGCCGACTCCGTGAATGAGGCCGTGGTGCTCGCGTTCGCGCTGGTGTTCATCCTCAACACGATCCTGTCCGCGCTGTACACCGTGGTGGTGCCTGCGGTGGGGAGCTACCGATGA
- a CDS encoding MlaE family ABC transporter permease, with product MTALAYVKNTAAVHRVTKPASAGYEALATVGQHVSFYFKVLVTLPYALVRYRKHTLGQVGEVTFGTSSLLSGGGTIGIVFAMSLAAAMMLGVETQRGLDLVGMNTMAGMLAAIANTRELAPVVVAIALAAKVGTGFTAQIGAMRISDEIDALDAMALRSVPFLVGTRVIAAVICVIPIYMIGLLASYLSTRTVVVFFNGASPGTYDYFFHLALSPQDLLYSGIKAIVFAIVVALVHCTYGYFASGGPEGVGQAAGRALRTAILAIGVLDVLLTFALWGLVPEIPGMGV from the coding sequence ATGACCGCTCTGGCGTATGTGAAGAACACGGCCGCGGTGCACCGGGTCACCAAACCCGCGAGCGCGGGATACGAGGCGCTCGCGACTGTCGGCCAGCACGTCAGCTTCTACTTCAAGGTGCTCGTCACGTTGCCGTATGCGTTGGTGCGGTACCGCAAACACACCCTGGGCCAGGTCGGCGAGGTCACCTTCGGCACCAGTTCACTGCTGTCCGGTGGTGGCACCATCGGCATCGTCTTCGCGATGTCGCTCGCGGCGGCCATGATGCTGGGCGTCGAAACCCAACGCGGCCTTGACCTCGTCGGCATGAACACGATGGCCGGCATGCTGGCCGCGATCGCCAACACCCGCGAACTGGCTCCCGTCGTGGTCGCGATCGCCCTGGCCGCCAAGGTCGGAACGGGCTTTACGGCGCAGATCGGCGCCATGCGCATCTCCGACGAGATCGATGCGCTGGACGCGATGGCCCTGCGATCGGTGCCGTTCCTCGTGGGCACCCGCGTGATCGCGGCCGTCATCTGCGTCATCCCCATCTACATGATCGGCCTGCTCGCCAGCTATCTGTCCACGCGCACGGTCGTGGTGTTCTTCAACGGTGCCTCCCCCGGCACCTACGACTACTTCTTCCATCTGGCACTGAGCCCGCAGGACCTGCTGTACTCCGGCATCAAGGCCATCGTGTTCGCGATTGTGGTGGCCCTGGTGCACTGCACCTACGGCTATTTCGCGTCCGGCGGTCCCGAGGGCGTCGGCCAGGCCGCCGGTCGCGCGCTGCGCACCGCCATCCTGGCGATCGGGGTGCTCGACGTCCTGCTCACGTTCGCACTGTGGGGCCTGGTCCCCGAGATCCCCGGGATGGGTGTGTGA
- a CDS encoding MCE family protein, with translation MAGRRAFLPSRPWLAVRGVLAVAVAGCVAALLVGRATGNLDPTEDVYVGVPVSAGLITTSAPVRYRGVNVGRIAEIESGTQTSRVRLTIDRESMPLIPDSVVARIVPRTFFGDIYLQLADGPHGVSGQPLAPDATIAIDDSADALALYDVFKKIVDVFSTIKPEKMQSALTAVSQALRNRGGQIGSTIDNLSAVSATLTPTMTQFLDATPQFREVMSSLHTATPDILTTLSAATEVSNRMVDDSAGFGTALSSMSDLAAVLTPFVADHHESLIRIVDSAGRIMATTAGSPGALAETLSGVKTFGDAGSRAFGTGKFNITAVATFAGPMPYSAADCPVYGTTYGAHCADSDPFNPVPTSPLHIPVPEDFDMKSQAPVAFLPEGQRRGGVPPPPPAAPPVPPPAEAPPAGAPPVEAPVAPLPGPAPGPGAGFPAEAAPASVIVGGDREAHALSVLESEVLNHRDTSGHTPPGTPNIATVVMLGPLVRGTEVRVG, from the coding sequence ATGGCCGGGCGCAGAGCGTTTCTCCCCAGCCGGCCCTGGCTCGCGGTGCGCGGCGTGCTGGCGGTCGCGGTCGCCGGATGCGTTGCGGCACTTCTGGTCGGCCGCGCCACCGGCAATCTGGACCCCACCGAGGACGTGTACGTCGGCGTCCCCGTCTCGGCGGGCCTGATCACCACCTCGGCTCCCGTGCGCTACCGCGGCGTCAATGTCGGCCGGATCGCCGAGATCGAGTCCGGCACCCAGACCTCGCGGGTGCGGTTGACCATCGACCGCGAATCGATGCCGCTGATCCCGGATTCGGTGGTGGCCCGCATCGTGCCCCGCACATTCTTCGGCGACATCTACCTGCAGTTGGCCGACGGACCGCACGGTGTCAGCGGCCAACCGCTGGCCCCCGATGCCACCATCGCGATCGACGACAGCGCCGACGCCCTGGCGCTCTACGACGTGTTCAAGAAGATCGTCGACGTCTTCTCGACCATCAAACCCGAGAAGATGCAGTCCGCGTTGACGGCCGTGAGTCAGGCGCTGCGCAACCGCGGCGGTCAGATCGGCTCCACGATCGACAACCTCAGCGCCGTCTCCGCGACGCTGACCCCGACGATGACCCAGTTCCTGGACGCCACACCGCAGTTCCGCGAAGTGATGTCGTCACTGCACACCGCGACCCCCGACATCCTGACCACCCTGTCGGCCGCCACCGAGGTCTCCAACCGGATGGTCGACGACAGCGCGGGGTTCGGTACCGCACTCTCGAGCATGTCCGACCTCGCTGCGGTGCTCACACCGTTCGTCGCCGACCACCATGAGTCGCTGATCCGGATCGTCGACTCCGCGGGCCGGATCATGGCGACGACGGCGGGTTCCCCCGGAGCACTGGCCGAAACCCTGTCCGGGGTCAAGACCTTCGGCGACGCCGGGTCGCGTGCGTTCGGCACCGGCAAGTTCAACATCACCGCGGTCGCGACGTTCGCCGGGCCCATGCCCTACTCAGCCGCCGACTGCCCGGTCTACGGCACCACCTACGGTGCGCACTGCGCCGACTCCGACCCGTTCAACCCGGTTCCGACGAGCCCGCTGCACATCCCGGTGCCCGAGGACTTCGACATGAAGTCCCAAGCGCCCGTGGCATTCCTGCCCGAGGGCCAGCGTCGCGGCGGCGTGCCGCCCCCGCCCCCAGCGGCGCCCCCGGTCCCGCCGCCTGCTGAGGCTCCGCCCGCCGGCGCCCCGCCGGTCGAGGCGCCCGTCGCTCCCCTGCCTGGCCCCGCCCCCGGTCCCGGCGCTGGGTTCCCGGCCGAGGCCGCGCCGGCATCGGTGATCGTCGGCGGCGACCGCGAGGCACACGCGCTGTCGGTGCTGGAAAGCGAAGTCCTCAACCACCGCGATACGAGCGGCCACACGCCGCCGGGCACGCCCAATATCGCGACCGTGGTCATGCTCGGTCCGCTGGTCCGGGGTACGGAGGTGCGGGTCGGATGA
- a CDS encoding MCE family protein has protein sequence MTIRWQAWTKVGAFCAAGAASAVLVVNTLSVPVRGSTYTYTAQFSSVEGLSVGNPVTMNGIRIGRVDSIRFANNGQGTARADVELEVKSQYTLTSDVTAAVRYGDMLGARYIALANPGGSIMSVSTDEAPTLLADGGVIPLAQTTPAVDLTALLNGFKPLFDALEPAQVNTLTRGFVETFSGQAQTVTALLTQIATMTSSMEHNEQIFTTLISNVSSLMQSVNVRQPQLEEMLGGLQRLTDTVTGPDGQLELLLDQSNSVLATLAATVTQSGAAYGEAITDLKSMLGVWETTTPEFEGLLGRLPGFADAINRASSYGGFMSLYLCNFTIKIARHEANIFGSRHTEGCL, from the coding sequence ATGACGATTCGTTGGCAGGCCTGGACCAAGGTCGGCGCGTTCTGCGCGGCCGGTGCCGCGAGCGCGGTGCTCGTGGTCAACACGCTGTCGGTTCCCGTGCGCGGCAGCACCTACACCTACACCGCGCAGTTCAGCAGCGTCGAGGGTCTCAGCGTCGGAAACCCGGTCACCATGAACGGCATTCGCATCGGCCGGGTCGACTCGATCCGGTTCGCGAACAACGGTCAGGGCACAGCGCGCGCCGACGTCGAACTCGAGGTCAAATCGCAGTACACGCTGACCTCCGACGTCACCGCGGCGGTCCGCTACGGCGACATGCTGGGCGCGCGTTACATCGCGCTGGCGAATCCGGGCGGCTCGATCATGTCGGTCTCCACCGATGAGGCGCCCACCCTGCTGGCCGACGGCGGCGTGATCCCGTTGGCCCAGACCACCCCGGCGGTGGATCTGACGGCGCTGCTCAACGGGTTCAAGCCATTGTTCGACGCGCTCGAACCCGCGCAGGTGAACACCCTGACCCGCGGCTTCGTCGAGACGTTCAGCGGCCAGGCGCAGACCGTGACGGCGCTGCTGACGCAGATCGCCACCATGACCTCGTCGATGGAGCACAACGAGCAGATCTTCACGACGCTCATCTCCAACGTCTCGTCGCTCATGCAGTCGGTGAACGTGCGCCAACCCCAACTCGAGGAGATGCTCGGCGGCCTGCAGCGGTTGACCGACACAGTGACCGGCCCCGACGGACAGTTGGAACTGCTGCTCGACCAGAGCAACTCGGTGCTCGCGACGCTGGCCGCCACCGTGACCCAGTCGGGCGCCGCCTACGGCGAGGCCATCACGGATCTGAAGTCGATGCTGGGCGTCTGGGAGACCACCACGCCGGAGTTCGAGGGCCTGCTGGGCAGGCTGCCGGGATTCGCGGACGCCATCAACCGGGCCAGCAGCTACGGCGGGTTCATGAGCCTGTACCTGTGCAACTTCACGATCAAGATCGCCCGGCATGAGGCCAACATCTTCGGAAGCCGACACACCGAGGGGTGCCTCTAG
- a CDS encoding MCE family protein, giving the protein MMFLVKLIDLFVGAVMFLLKKDRGHNPTVPYALGALGSIGLVVLMLITIGLPRLTYQMRTDAFTAEMANASGLTTGDPVYVAGVPAGRVENVELAGDHVRVGFRLDDGQPLGNQTTATVRLRTVLGKRFLDVMPAGTVNPEDGNVIPLARTTVPYSLDEVGRKAEDAAVGVDQAMLTEAMRTVNDSIPADNTDLSAALAGISSASAVFARNGDKFDELLRISRSLSDLMVKQNDAVTGTAASAARIISALTARRDALGQIVTNLRAVVRELAAVYSAKQQDFSEVIGQLQRVTATLKAGADRIDATLQNMPPALRAVTNSTGNGNWADVNSPSVIMPDNLLCALNVQRTCR; this is encoded by the coding sequence ATGATGTTCCTGGTCAAGCTCATCGACCTGTTCGTCGGCGCGGTCATGTTCCTTCTCAAGAAGGACCGTGGCCACAACCCCACGGTCCCCTACGCGTTGGGCGCACTGGGCAGCATCGGCCTCGTGGTGCTCATGCTCATCACGATCGGTCTGCCCCGACTCACCTACCAGATGCGCACCGACGCCTTCACTGCCGAGATGGCCAACGCCAGCGGGCTGACGACGGGTGACCCCGTCTACGTCGCCGGTGTGCCCGCCGGTCGCGTCGAGAACGTCGAACTGGCCGGTGACCACGTCCGCGTCGGGTTCCGCCTGGACGACGGTCAGCCCCTGGGCAACCAGACCACCGCGACCGTCCGGTTGCGCACCGTGCTGGGCAAGCGGTTCCTCGACGTGATGCCGGCCGGCACCGTCAATCCCGAAGACGGCAACGTGATTCCGCTGGCGCGCACCACGGTGCCGTACAGCCTGGACGAGGTCGGCCGCAAGGCCGAGGACGCCGCGGTGGGTGTCGACCAGGCCATGCTCACCGAGGCCATGCGCACGGTCAACGACTCGATTCCAGCCGACAACACCGACCTGAGTGCGGCGCTGGCCGGAATCAGCAGCGCCAGTGCGGTCTTCGCGCGCAACGGCGACAAGTTCGACGAGCTGCTGCGCATCTCGCGGTCGCTGTCGGATCTGATGGTCAAGCAGAACGACGCGGTGACCGGTACCGCCGCCAGCGCGGCCCGCATCATCTCGGCGCTCACCGCCCGCCGCGACGCACTGGGGCAGATCGTCACGAATCTGCGTGCCGTGGTGCGGGAACTGGCGGCGGTGTACTCCGCCAAACAGCAGGACTTCAGCGAGGTGATCGGTCAGTTGCAGCGTGTGACAGCCACTTTGAAGGCCGGAGCAGACCGCATCGACGCGACGCTGCAGAACATGCCGCCGGCCCTGCGGGCCGTCACCAACTCCACCGGCAACGGCAACTGGGCCGACGTCAACTCGCCGTCGGTGATCATGCCGGACAACCTGCTGTGTGCCCTCAACGTGCAGAGGACGTGCCGATGA
- a CDS encoding MCE family protein has protein sequence MTRRAAVFAAVLIAFIGGAGWYVFARTDNARTLHADFTYINGIYAGSKVTVLGVPIGRVTAVTPQGTTVRVSMSLPSDVSLPEDVNAYIMSPALISDRSVDLGPAYTGTGPALVEGQVIPVERSHAPITFDSMLGSLSTLTESLGPDQGDLGQLLSRGADQWRGQGKQFNAAVRNLSSATGVLGARAEDIDAVVGNLNTMMTAFNQRQVSLNDLVNSLGALGDSWADQDLDITGTMTDLRTVLDSVSAVVNEHSEDLGAVAENLNAVGDILTHRQPELAEFMDLVPLMMQNLSNTIGPDRRGRIRLNVSSVLTQFADAHNFCERTQWPICSGIGLVNPIEFPISRSDPLGIVSAVTGVIPPPNPNHPR, from the coding sequence ATGACCAGGCGGGCCGCAGTCTTCGCGGCGGTGCTGATCGCGTTCATCGGCGGCGCCGGGTGGTATGTGTTCGCGCGCACCGACAACGCCCGCACGCTGCACGCCGACTTCACCTACATCAACGGCATCTACGCCGGAAGCAAGGTCACGGTGCTCGGCGTGCCGATCGGACGCGTCACCGCGGTGACACCGCAGGGCACCACGGTGCGGGTGTCGATGTCGCTGCCCTCCGACGTCTCGCTGCCCGAGGACGTCAACGCCTACATCATGAGCCCGGCCCTGATCAGCGACCGCAGCGTCGACCTCGGACCGGCCTACACCGGCACAGGCCCGGCCCTTGTTGAGGGCCAGGTGATCCCGGTCGAGCGCTCGCATGCACCGATCACGTTCGACTCCATGCTGGGCAGCCTGAGCACGCTGACCGAATCGCTGGGCCCCGACCAGGGTGACCTCGGCCAACTGCTGTCCCGGGGCGCCGACCAGTGGCGCGGTCAGGGCAAGCAGTTCAACGCCGCGGTGCGCAACCTCAGTTCGGCGACCGGCGTCCTCGGTGCCCGCGCCGAGGACATCGATGCCGTCGTCGGCAACCTGAACACCATGATGACGGCCTTCAACCAGCGTCAGGTCTCCCTCAACGACCTGGTGAACTCCCTTGGCGCGCTCGGTGACTCGTGGGCCGACCAGGACCTGGACATCACCGGCACCATGACCGACCTGCGCACCGTGCTCGACTCGGTCAGCGCCGTGGTCAACGAGCACAGCGAAGACCTCGGCGCGGTCGCCGAGAACCTCAACGCCGTCGGCGACATCCTCACCCACAGGCAACCCGAACTCGCCGAGTTCATGGACCTGGTGCCGCTGATGATGCAGAACCTGTCGAACACCATCGGCCCCGATCGCCGCGGCCGCATCCGTCTCAACGTGTCCTCGGTGCTGACGCAGTTCGCCGACGCACACAACTTCTGCGAGCGCACCCAGTGGCCGATCTGCTCGGGAATCGGCCTGGTCAACCCCATCGAGTTCCCGATCAGTCGCTCCGATCCACTGGGCATCGTCAGCGCCGTCACCGGCGTGATCCCGCCCCCGAACCCGAACCATCCGAGGTGA
- a CDS encoding MlaD family protein, producing MRKPSSTAVALTAIGALSATALWAASDLGIQDLPLGRSTAGESMTVTVVLPTADGIAIGADVRDGQKVVGRVSSLHLATSGASVQLSVRADSNLPSNTIASVELPSALGNPFVRLSAPAQPTAAILRDGDVIPPSQTELGPQIETALATFGALMSRSGVDQLTTIVAELDKAFGGRSEKIRGLIDAMSVLAAKTQEHQGEFDQALTLAADISTQFEREQHTVDRYLDALPRVVAMLDIQRAKIATLFASTTALASTANAVFAQADTAALVQDAGAVVKELGSYNDRLNDTLATMNNFLDKFGSSVKGDYLMFDGALDIPGTIDKLLTGGLIVNGTPITGQEALDGFLSGGLH from the coding sequence ATGCGTAAACCATCGTCGACCGCGGTCGCGTTGACGGCCATCGGCGCGCTGAGCGCGACCGCGTTGTGGGCCGCCTCCGACCTCGGCATCCAGGATCTTCCATTGGGCCGCAGCACCGCCGGAGAGAGCATGACGGTGACCGTGGTGCTGCCCACGGCGGACGGCATCGCGATCGGCGCCGACGTGCGTGACGGGCAGAAGGTCGTCGGCCGGGTCAGCTCACTGCATCTCGCGACCTCGGGCGCGTCGGTCCAACTCAGCGTGCGCGCCGACAGCAATCTGCCGAGCAACACCATCGCGAGCGTGGAACTGCCCTCGGCGCTGGGCAATCCGTTCGTCCGACTGTCCGCACCGGCCCAACCGACCGCCGCGATCCTGCGTGACGGCGACGTCATCCCGCCCAGCCAGACCGAACTGGGTCCGCAGATCGAGACCGCGCTGGCGACGTTCGGGGCGTTGATGTCGCGCAGTGGTGTCGACCAGTTGACCACGATCGTCGCCGAACTCGACAAGGCGTTCGGCGGGCGTTCGGAGAAGATCCGCGGCCTGATCGACGCGATGTCGGTGCTGGCCGCCAAGACTCAGGAGCACCAGGGCGAATTCGACCAGGCCCTGACCCTGGCCGCCGACATCAGCACGCAGTTCGAACGCGAACAGCACACTGTCGACCGCTATCTCGACGCGCTTCCCCGGGTGGTGGCGATGCTCGACATCCAGCGCGCCAAGATCGCCACGCTGTTCGCCTCGACCACCGCGCTCGCGTCGACCGCCAACGCGGTCTTCGCCCAGGCCGACACCGCGGCGTTGGTGCAGGACGCGGGCGCCGTGGTCAAGGAGTTGGGCAGCTACAACGACCGCCTCAACGACACGCTCGCCACCATGAACAACTTCCTCGACAAGTTCGGTTCGTCGGTCAAGGGCGACTACCTGATGTTCGACGGGGCCCTGGACATTCCGGGCACCATCGACAAACTGCTCACGGGCGGCCTGATCGTCAACGGCACCCCGATCACCGGCCAGGAGGCACTGGACGGATTCCTCTCGGGGGGCCTGCATTGA